One genomic region from Kwoniella dejecticola CBS 10117 chromosome 1, complete sequence encodes:
- a CDS encoding tubulin gamma chain, whose translation MGREIISLQAGQAGNQIGAQFWQKLCAEHGITPQGNLEEWAQDGSQGDRKDVFFYQADDEHYIPRAILIDLEPRVINNILSSPFKGLYNPENIYVSKDGGGAGNNWAQGYSAGERLYDDLIEMIDREADGSDSLEGFMLLHSIAGGTGSGLGSYLLERLSDRFPKKLIQTYSVFPETSDVVVQPYNSLLAMKRLVNNADSVVVLDNAALTRIAADRLHMQDPSFVQTNQLVSTVMAASTTTLRYPSYMNNDLVGIISSLIPTPRCHFLMTSYTPFTGDEIDHAKATRKTTTLDVMRRLLQPKNRMVSTISTKSSAYISCLNIISGDVDPTDVHKSLLRIRERQLANFIPWGPASIQVALTRKRGGPPGGPNSNRVSGVMMANHTSINSLFKRMLHQYDMLRKRNAFLEQYKKEEIFANGLDEFDDARRVVAELQEEYVAAESPDYIDYGAGA comes from the exons ATGGGTAGGGAGATCATATCGCTGCAG GCCGGTCAAGCCGGTAATCAGA TCGGTGCTCAG TTCTGGCAAAAGCTCTGTGCGGAACATGGTATAACGCCCCAAGGCAATCTGGAAGAATGGGCTCAAGATGGAAGTCAGGGAGATAGGAAAGATGTCTTCTTCTATCAAGCGGATGATGAGCACTATATACCCAGAGCTATACTGATAGACTTGGAACCGAGA GTCATCAACAACATACTGTCGTCTCCTTTCAAGGGTCTGTATAACCCAGAAAACATCTACGTGTCGAAAGATGGTGGCGGTGCAGGAAACAACTGGGCACAAGGGTATAGTGCAGGAGAGAGGTTGTATGATGACTTGAtagagatgattgatcgagaagcgGACGGAAGTGACAGTTTAGAG GGCTTCATGCTGCTTCATAGTATAGCAGGAGGGACAGGATCTGGATTGGGTTCATATCTGCTCGAACGACTTTCCGATCGATTCCCTAAGAAGCTCATACAGACATACTCGGTCTTCCCTGAGACAAGTGACGTGGTCGTACAGCCGTATAACTCCCTATTGGCGATGAAGAGATTAGTGAACAACGCGGATAGTGTGGTCGTCTTGGACAATGCGGCGTTAACGAGGATTGCCGCAGATAGATTACATATGCAGGATCCGAGTTTCGTGCAGACGAATCAGCTT GTATCAACGGTCATGGCGGCATCCACCACGACACTGCGATACCCGTCATACATGAACAACGATCTTGTCGGAATCATATCGAGTCTGATACCCACACCAAGATGCCATTTCCTGATGACGTCCTACACGCCGTTCACAGGGGACGAGATAGATCAT GCTAAAGCCACACGCAAAACCACTACGCTGGACGTAATGCGCCGGCTCCTCCAACCAAAAAATCGAATGGTGTCCACGATCTCCACCAAGTCGTCCGCCTATATATCATGCTTGAACATTATTTCCGGTGATGTGGACCCTACAGACGTGCATAAGAGTTTACTGCGAATACGAGAAAGACAGTTGGCCAACTTCATACCCTGGGGACCGGCTAGTATACAAGTGGCTTTGACGCGTAAGAGGGGCGGACCTCCGGGAGGACCAAATAGTAATAGAGTCAGTGGTGTGATGATGGCGAATCATACGAGTATAAATTCG CTTTTCAAACGAATGTTACATCAATACGACATGTTGAGAAAACGAAATGCCTTCTTGGAGCAATAtaagaaagaagagatcttcgCGAATGGGCTGGACGAGTTTGACGATGCTAGAAGGGTAGTGGCTGAACTGCAAGA GGAATATGTCGCAGCTGAGAGTCCGGACTATATAGATTATGGAGCTGGGGCGTAG